One window from the genome of Chroococcidiopsis sp. TS-821 encodes:
- a CDS encoding EboA family metabolite traffic protein codes for MNLRTNCDVTQAIQLLHNCLSRQISREALNWLEEKTNYISQGAAQRLFYTAFSAVPRYLGKQQLTLSTQDLRAAAAIRPGWNPQHWSVDQAGRTLIVLSLPHTDVEKYLWILEQVFTTADVRELVALYQSLPLLPHPEKHCARAAEGVRSNMTSVFNAVALRNPYPADYFDDLAWNQMILKAVFVGSPLYLIHDSDRRANPELAKMLVDYARERWAAKRSVTPELWRFVGYSEGELQALAKVLQTNDIVQQEAAALACAHSPLPQAQKLLACYPHLQAAIGRGDLTWSRFSRDRLGADV; via the coding sequence ATGAACTTGAGAACTAACTGCGATGTGACTCAGGCAATTCAATTGCTACATAACTGCTTATCTAGGCAGATTTCTCGCGAAGCGTTAAATTGGCTAGAAGAAAAAACCAACTATATTAGTCAAGGAGCGGCGCAGCGACTTTTTTATACAGCATTTAGCGCAGTTCCTCGATACCTGGGTAAGCAGCAATTAACTTTATCTACTCAAGATTTACGCGCAGCTGCAGCAATTCGCCCAGGTTGGAATCCTCAACACTGGAGTGTCGATCAAGCAGGGCGAACATTGATTGTGTTGTCTTTGCCACATACAGACGTCGAGAAATATCTTTGGATACTCGAACAAGTTTTTACAACTGCGGACGTGCGAGAGTTAGTAGCGCTGTATCAAAGTTTACCATTGTTGCCTCATCCAGAAAAGCACTGTGCAAGAGCTGCAGAAGGAGTACGCAGTAATATGACAAGCGTATTCAATGCAGTTGCCTTACGCAATCCTTATCCAGCAGACTATTTTGACGATCTTGCTTGGAATCAAATGATCCTCAAAGCAGTGTTTGTCGGTAGTCCGTTGTATCTTATTCATGATAGCGATCGCCGCGCTAACCCAGAGTTAGCAAAAATGTTGGTTGATTATGCCCGCGAACGTTGGGCAGCCAAACGCAGTGTCACACCTGAACTATGGCGCTTCGTTGGGTATTCTGAGGGCGAATTACAAGCTTTAGCAAAAGTATTACAAACAAATGACATTGTGCAGCAAGAAGCCGCCGCTTTAGCATGCGCGCATTCTCCATTACCACAAGCGCAAAAATTACTCGCCTGTTATCCTCATCTACAAGCAGCAATTGGTCGCGGCGATTTGACATGGAGTCGCTTTAGCCGCGATCGCCTTGGTGCTGATGTATGA